A stretch of the Pedobacter sp. MC2016-14 genome encodes the following:
- a CDS encoding carbohydrate kinase — protein MKYKVVAVGEMLWDVFKGEKKPGGSSMNVSLHLHKQGVDTEFISAVGDDAYGKELLGFLESQQHSLRLIQTHPTLPTSTVEVHLDDQNQATYTIVAPVAWDAIALAEQAILEVKSADAFVYCSLTCRNEESRTTILELLKHAKFKVFDINLRPPFYEIGTLRLLLAAADVLKINEDELAYLCAELALNATDLKQACLELSTIFAIETICITLGDKGAMVWQEGQIFRHEGYKVQVGDTVGAGDSFLATYISSILKGYTVEASLDRACTVGAFVASQQGANPEYDNSVYTLYH, from the coding sequence ATGAAATATAAAGTTGTAGCCGTTGGAGAGATGTTGTGGGATGTTTTTAAAGGTGAGAAAAAGCCTGGTGGATCTTCAATGAACGTATCTCTTCATTTGCATAAGCAAGGTGTTGACACTGAATTTATCAGCGCAGTAGGGGATGACGCCTACGGAAAGGAACTACTTGGTTTTCTTGAAAGCCAGCAGCATAGTCTAAGATTAATCCAAACTCATCCAACATTACCCACCAGTACGGTAGAGGTCCATCTGGATGATCAGAATCAGGCAACTTATACCATTGTAGCGCCCGTGGCATGGGATGCAATAGCGCTTGCAGAGCAGGCAATATTGGAGGTGAAAAGTGCAGATGCTTTTGTTTATTGTAGCTTAACCTGCAGGAATGAAGAGAGCAGAACCACCATTCTTGAATTACTTAAGCATGCTAAGTTTAAAGTTTTTGATATTAACCTTAGACCCCCTTTTTATGAAATAGGGACTTTGAGGTTGCTGCTGGCAGCGGCAGATGTACTAAAAATTAATGAGGATGAGCTGGCTTATCTTTGTGCAGAGCTTGCGCTTAATGCAACTGATTTAAAACAGGCCTGTCTTGAACTTAGTACCATATTTGCTATTGAAACCATTTGCATAACGCTCGGTGATAAAGGTGCTATGGTATGGCAAGAGGGTCAAATTTTTAGGCATGAGGGATATAAAGTTCAGGTCGGAGATACTGTTGGTGCCGGAGATTCTTTCCTTGCCACCTACATTAGCAGCATATTAAAAGGATATACTGTTGAAGCTAGCCTAGATAGAGCTTGTACTGTTGGTGCCTTTGTTGCGTCGCAGCAGGGCGCTAACCCTGAGTATGACAATAGCGTTTATACCTTATACCATTAA
- a CDS encoding cupin-like domain-containing protein: MKFDLSPITVVDDISKADFEKYYLNARKPLVIKNMAKNWPAYKKWTLDYMKEVIGDQAVPLYDSSKADPSKPINASAAEMKFGDYIDLIKETPTDLRIFLFDPIKHAPKLLDDYIAPKNLMGGFLDSYPNMFFGGKGSVTFLHYDIDLAHIFHTHFNGRKHVILFENKWKERLYQIPFATYALEDYDVEQPDFDRFPGLAGVKGTEVFLEHGDTLFMPTGYWHWMKYLDGSFSISLRAWDKSWAVKAKSLYNLTLQRKFDDFMKGNFREAYMSWKEKLAYKNANKALSRNLPF, translated from the coding sequence ATGAAGTTTGATCTTTCTCCAATAACCGTTGTAGATGATATTTCTAAAGCTGACTTTGAAAAGTATTATTTAAACGCCAGGAAGCCGCTAGTGATCAAGAATATGGCTAAAAATTGGCCTGCTTATAAGAAATGGACCTTAGATTATATGAAGGAGGTAATAGGCGATCAAGCCGTACCTTTATATGATAGTTCTAAAGCAGATCCATCTAAGCCTATTAATGCTTCTGCGGCAGAAATGAAGTTTGGAGATTATATAGACCTGATTAAGGAAACACCCACAGATTTGAGGATCTTTTTGTTTGATCCGATTAAGCATGCACCTAAGTTACTTGATGATTATATAGCGCCTAAAAACCTAATGGGAGGCTTTTTGGATAGCTATCCTAACATGTTTTTTGGAGGTAAGGGTTCTGTTACATTTTTACATTACGACATTGATCTTGCGCACATTTTTCATACGCATTTTAATGGACGTAAGCATGTTATTTTGTTTGAGAATAAATGGAAGGAAAGGTTATATCAAATTCCCTTTGCAACCTATGCGCTGGAAGATTATGATGTGGAGCAACCGGATTTTGATCGTTTCCCCGGACTGGCAGGTGTGAAGGGTACGGAGGTTTTTTTGGAGCACGGTGATACACTTTTTATGCCTACAGGATATTGGCACTGGATGAAATACCTTGATGGCTCTTTCTCCATTAGCCTGCGTGCCTGGGATAAGTCCTGGGCTGTAAAAGCAAAAAGTTTGTACAACCTTACATTGCAGCGCAAATTTGATGATTTTATGAAAGGTAATTTTAGGGAAGCATATATGAGCTGGAAAGAAAAGCTTGCCTATAAAAATGCCAATAAGGCACTGTCAAGAAATCTTCCTTTTTAA
- a CDS encoding DUF4271 domain-containing protein, with amino-acid sequence MRYVLTFLLLFTNILLHAQELTVPVDTVVKTPYSYRKARDSAFKARQKIVTDSIIAHTWIIPDSLLSSTMIMDSIMKAKVYSRPSGEPWYTIYNKKKKESLYKTGTPIAKGQVWVLAFVGVLLLLFAILKNSFSRQLQTIVQAFFSDRILNNLNKEDNLFTSWPFLLLFIQFGFTIGMFIYLTSQYYGIGYLDNGFRLLFSMSVIIIVLYAFKILLLRMLGYIFNIQKPVHEYISILYLSYFNISLLFIPLVVAFALSPLKYGIYYIAISVVVLAIIFAFQFIRAGVNILSHHRFSKVYLFLYFCALEICPILILIKVIGL; translated from the coding sequence ATGAGGTATGTGCTCACCTTTTTACTCCTATTCACAAATATATTACTCCATGCCCAGGAACTTACGGTACCTGTGGATACAGTAGTGAAAACGCCTTACAGTTATAGGAAGGCTCGTGACTCTGCTTTTAAAGCAAGGCAAAAGATTGTAACAGATTCCATTATTGCGCATACCTGGATTATTCCTGATTCGCTATTAAGCAGCACCATGATTATGGATAGCATTATGAAGGCGAAAGTATACAGCCGACCTTCAGGCGAACCCTGGTATACCATCTACAACAAAAAGAAAAAAGAAAGTTTATATAAAACCGGCACACCTATAGCAAAAGGGCAAGTTTGGGTGCTTGCCTTTGTGGGCGTATTGCTTCTGCTGTTTGCCATACTAAAAAACTCCTTCTCCAGGCAATTACAAACCATTGTACAGGCATTTTTTAGTGATAGAATTCTGAACAACCTGAACAAGGAGGATAATTTATTTACATCCTGGCCTTTTTTATTGCTGTTTATACAGTTTGGCTTTACCATAGGAATGTTCATTTATCTCACTTCGCAATATTATGGAATAGGCTACTTAGATAATGGCTTTCGTTTGCTGTTTAGTATGTCTGTTATTATCATTGTTTTATATGCCTTCAAAATCTTATTGCTTAGAATGCTTGGCTACATTTTTAACATACAAAAACCGGTACACGAGTATATTTCAATATTATATTTGAGTTATTTTAACATTTCGCTCTTATTTATTCCGTTGGTGGTCGCTTTTGCCTTATCTCCTTTAAAATATGGCATATACTATATCGCTATCTCCGTTGTGGTATTGGCCATAATATTTGCTTTTCAATTTATTAGAGCGGGTGTAAACATTTTATCTCACCACAGGTTTTCAAAAGTCTATTTATTTTTATACTTTTGTGCCCTCGAAATATGCCCTATTTTGATATTAATCAAGGTAATAGGACTATAA
- the gldM gene encoding gliding motility protein GldM, which produces MAGGKETTRQKMINIMYLVLLAMLALNVSDTILNAFKNINDTFETSKTNVNTSIDQLFSAFQNTKLKEEPARAQPIWESANKAKSYADELTTYIDGLKAKFSTAGNGIDPETGDLVERANQDIAQGIMINQKEGEKLKSKINETREKLISLLPAEDRKSVTFSLEAKDAEKSLDGKKKWEDINFGEGTPLTAANTILTRIQADTKNAEAEIVKKLFGNMDKAMVNLDKFDAVAVAPSSYVIQGQPYTAQVFLTASDSRSTPEIFVGGSPLSVKDGKGVYTGSTGSVGVFKWKGMIRVKQTDGQVKEYSTPEQSYQVAKPSATVSPDKMNVIYAGIPNPFSVSAAGFPLESVNAGISGGSIKKVGSGQYSVVVGGDQIGKTLNVSVSANSAGKTLNLGSQQFRVKALPTPKAFVKGKSGGNIPLETLESASQMETELEDFVFDIKYRVIRFSVTFINPRSDAVTIPNTGGSFGAQVKGALNSLKPGATVIFKDIVVEGPDGRSKVLDGITFSAK; this is translated from the coding sequence ATGGCCGGAGGAAAAGAAACAACTAGGCAGAAGATGATCAATATCATGTATTTGGTATTGCTGGCTATGCTTGCATTAAACGTTTCAGATACCATTTTAAATGCTTTCAAAAATATCAATGATACTTTTGAAACTTCTAAAACAAACGTAAATACAAGTATTGACCAATTATTTTCTGCATTTCAAAATACAAAACTAAAAGAAGAACCTGCAAGGGCACAGCCGATATGGGAAAGTGCCAACAAAGCAAAAAGCTATGCAGATGAGTTAACCACTTATATCGACGGACTTAAAGCAAAGTTTTCTACCGCTGGAAATGGAATTGATCCTGAAACTGGTGATTTGGTAGAGCGTGCCAACCAGGATATTGCTCAGGGCATCATGATCAATCAGAAAGAAGGTGAAAAACTAAAGTCTAAGATCAACGAAACCCGCGAGAAGCTAATTTCGTTACTACCTGCAGAAGATCGTAAATCTGTTACCTTCTCGCTTGAAGCTAAAGACGCAGAAAAATCTTTAGATGGAAAGAAAAAATGGGAGGATATTAACTTTGGTGAAGGCACCCCTTTAACTGCGGCTAATACCATTCTAACCCGGATTCAGGCAGACACTAAGAATGCCGAAGCCGAAATTGTAAAAAAACTTTTCGGGAACATGGATAAGGCGATGGTAAACCTTGATAAATTTGATGCTGTTGCCGTTGCACCTTCATCTTATGTTATTCAAGGTCAGCCATACACTGCACAGGTTTTTTTAACTGCAAGTGATTCCAGGTCTACACCTGAAATATTTGTAGGTGGAAGCCCGTTATCAGTAAAAGACGGAAAAGGTGTTTATACAGGAAGTACTGGAAGCGTAGGCGTGTTTAAATGGAAAGGGATGATCCGCGTTAAGCAGACGGATGGACAGGTTAAAGAATATTCTACCCCTGAGCAATCTTATCAGGTAGCTAAGCCATCTGCAACGGTATCTCCAGACAAAATGAATGTAATTTATGCAGGCATTCCTAACCCATTCTCCGTTTCTGCAGCTGGCTTTCCTTTAGAAAGTGTAAACGCCGGCATCAGTGGTGGTTCTATTAAAAAAGTTGGTAGCGGACAATATTCAGTTGTAGTTGGCGGAGACCAGATAGGCAAAACATTAAACGTAAGCGTATCTGCTAACAGCGCCGGAAAAACATTAAATCTAGGCAGTCAGCAATTCAGGGTAAAAGCCTTGCCTACACCAAAAGCTTTTGTTAAAGGAAAATCTGGCGGTAATATTCCATTGGAAACATTGGAAAGTGCCAGTCAGATGGAAACTGAACTTGAAGATTTTGTATTTGACATTAAGTATAGGGTAATCAGATTCTCCGTAACCTTCATCAATCCGAGGTCAGATGCGGTAACCATTCCCAATACCGGAGGAAGCTTTGGTGCACAGGTTAAAGGTGCGTTAAACTCGCTAAAACCAGGCGCCACTGTAATATTTAAAGACATTGTGGTAGAAGGACCGGATGGAAGGTCCAAGGTTTTGGATGGGATAACGTTTTCAGCAAAATAG
- the gldN gene encoding gliding motility protein GldN, whose translation MKKVLYTLVVVLLCSASFAQVKKTTRKRTTAPAKAVQKQPAAAVPSVTADAPSKEMALDAAATSIKKPKIKTPPKDGYSVRKDIDSNVLVPLADVREEDVYYAKRVWREIDLRDTINSVLNAENSKLIQVLIDAIRNEELTVYSPKDTVQGRLLEDNDSFRIAYTKDQALQSAQGTTEGAPDADGKIAAPTLRRFRPDEFMKYRIKEDWILDIKRSIFEPRIVGIAPMKMVEGNWQPVFWVYFEDARELLNKFRIVNPGNDASTLTFDDFFIRRLFASNVIKETNPSNKTIVEILGQTDPKDPRKLFESEKIKKSISDYEQSLWEY comes from the coding sequence ATGAAAAAGGTTTTATATACATTGGTTGTGGTACTGCTATGCAGTGCTTCATTTGCTCAGGTTAAAAAGACCACCCGCAAAAGGACGACAGCGCCAGCCAAAGCTGTTCAAAAACAGCCTGCTGCAGCCGTACCTTCAGTTACAGCAGATGCACCATCAAAAGAGATGGCCCTTGATGCTGCAGCTACATCAATAAAAAAACCAAAAATAAAAACTCCTCCAAAAGACGGTTATTCTGTGCGCAAAGATATAGACAGTAATGTGTTGGTTCCTTTAGCAGATGTACGAGAAGAAGATGTGTATTATGCAAAACGCGTTTGGCGTGAAATTGATTTGCGGGACACCATCAATTCCGTTTTGAATGCTGAAAATTCAAAGCTGATTCAGGTACTAATTGACGCAATTAGAAACGAAGAGCTCACAGTTTATTCTCCTAAAGATACCGTTCAGGGAAGGCTACTGGAAGACAACGATTCCTTCCGCATTGCTTATACTAAAGATCAGGCACTGCAAAGTGCCCAAGGCACTACGGAAGGGGCACCTGATGCTGATGGCAAAATTGCGGCACCGACACTTAGAAGATTCAGGCCAGATGAATTTATGAAATATAGAATCAAGGAAGACTGGATTTTGGATATCAAACGCTCTATTTTTGAGCCCAGAATAGTTGGAATTGCGCCTATGAAAATGGTTGAAGGTAACTGGCAACCTGTATTTTGGGTATATTTTGAGGATGCAAGAGAATTACTAAATAAGTTCCGTATTGTTAATCCTGGCAATGATGCTTCTACACTAACTTTCGATGATTTTTTCATCAGACGTTTGTTTGCCAGCAATGTGATCAAAGAGACCAACCCTTCAAATAAAACAATTGTTGAAATTTTAGGCCAAACAGACCCAAAGGATCCTAGAAAGCTTTTTGAATCTGAAAAGATCAAAAAATCAATCTCTGACTACGAACAAAGTTTGTGGGAATATTAA
- the gldL gene encoding gliding motility protein GldL has protein sequence MAAKKKIDSLHLAISLGASIVILGALFKILHLGGIWGNYMIGAGLGVEAFLFALTGFFPPAPDPAWERVYPELREDFDGELPKASARPVVAAASSTGSLDKMLTDAKIGPELIESLGSGLRTFSDKVAAISEVADVSTATSEFTGKIKTASTSFDNLNVAFGKATAQLAEMGNTNIDSEAYHTQVTALARNLSALNAVYELELQDSSAHLKSMNKFYQNLSLTMNNFNESMEDSKQFKEEVGKLAKNLSSLNAIYGNMLSAMNQPRV, from the coding sequence ATGGCAGCTAAAAAAAAAATTGACTCTTTACACTTAGCCATATCTCTTGGCGCAAGTATTGTAATCTTGGGCGCATTATTTAAAATCCTACACCTTGGTGGTATTTGGGGTAACTATATGATCGGAGCCGGATTGGGCGTAGAAGCGTTTTTATTCGCTTTGACAGGCTTTTTCCCACCTGCACCAGATCCAGCCTGGGAACGTGTATACCCAGAATTAAGAGAAGATTTTGATGGTGAATTACCTAAAGCTTCTGCAAGACCTGTAGTTGCAGCTGCATCCTCAACCGGATCTCTTGATAAAATGTTAACAGACGCTAAAATTGGTCCTGAACTTATTGAAAGCCTTGGTAGCGGACTTCGTACTTTTAGCGATAAAGTGGCTGCTATTTCTGAAGTTGCAGATGTATCTACTGCAACATCAGAATTTACAGGTAAAATAAAGACTGCCTCTACAAGTTTTGACAACCTGAACGTAGCATTTGGAAAAGCTACTGCACAGCTGGCTGAAATGGGAAATACCAATATTGATTCTGAAGCTTACCATACCCAGGTTACTGCTTTGGCTAGAAATCTATCGGCATTAAACGCAGTATATGAATTGGAATTACAGGATTCAAGTGCGCACCTTAAATCAATGAATAAATTTTACCAGAACTTATCTTTAACCATGAACAACTTTAATGAATCTATGGAAGATTCTAAACAGTTTAAGGAAGAGGTAGGCAAACTGGCTAAAAACTTATCTTCATTAAATGCTATTTATGGCAATATGTTATCAGCCATGAATCAGCCACGTGTATAA
- a CDS encoding uroporphyrinogen-III synthase: MQENTENRLNKVKSILITLPKPETEKSPYFDLAKKYNVKIDFRSFIHVEGVPARDFRKDKVNLSEFTAVVFTSRNAVDHFFRISEEMRYEVPADLKYFCISESTALYLQKYIQYRKRKIFFGKQTAADLAEVLKKHAGEKFIYPCSDVATEDTMNFLQKNGYNVTPAVLFKTVVSDLSDLAEVFYDIIGFFSPSSIQSLYTNFPDFAQNKTRIAAFGLNTHKAVTDKGLIVDIAAPSPEAPSMIMAIENYIKKSNK, translated from the coding sequence ATGCAAGAAAACACAGAAAATCGGTTAAACAAGGTAAAAAGCATTTTAATCACGTTGCCAAAACCTGAAACAGAGAAGTCGCCTTATTTTGATTTGGCCAAAAAGTACAATGTAAAAATAGATTTCCGGTCTTTTATTCATGTAGAAGGGGTGCCTGCAAGGGACTTTAGAAAAGACAAAGTAAATTTATCTGAATTTACAGCTGTAGTTTTCACTAGCAGAAATGCAGTAGATCATTTTTTCAGGATTAGTGAAGAAATGAGGTATGAAGTTCCTGCAGATCTAAAATATTTTTGCATCTCTGAATCTACTGCACTATACCTACAAAAGTATATTCAGTATAGAAAACGTAAAATCTTCTTTGGAAAGCAAACCGCAGCCGACCTCGCTGAGGTATTAAAAAAACATGCGGGCGAGAAATTTATTTATCCTTGTTCTGATGTTGCGACAGAAGACACGATGAATTTCCTTCAAAAAAATGGCTATAATGTTACCCCTGCTGTACTGTTTAAAACCGTTGTAAGTGACCTTTCTGATCTTGCTGAGGTATTTTATGATATCATTGGCTTTTTCAGTCCCTCTAGTATTCAATCACTTTACACCAATTTCCCTGACTTTGCTCAAAACAAAACACGGATTGCAGCGTTTGGATTAAATACACATAAGGCTGTTACAGACAAAGGTTTAATCGTAGACATTGCAGCACCTTCGCCTGAGGCACCCTCAATGATTATGGCTATCGAAAACTACATTAAGAAATCCAACAAATAA
- a CDS encoding SUMF1/EgtB/PvdO family nonheme iron enzyme — protein sequence MRRIYLFGFVILTALFSSCGKGGQGELVGVYSKKFKSNRIPLGMVYIPPGRTLIGMSDEDIENGQSAPSAMKSFTSFYMDQTEISNAEYRQFVQWVKDSIAVTMLGPTGAPGLYTKAPTTAGGATLTSNRNIDWRKVGNGSVLWSNKKGGYAAKLADMYYTGDDALPGRKEIDVRKLRYSYSIVSLDLAAAGRKDPTKNRKDFIESYVDSPDPTKPNEFPSVSVYPDTMVWKVDYSYSQNDPMVKTYFNHPSYDNYPVVGVSWDQAKAFCVWRTRFYESVAASRKLPINSRPEYDLPTEAQFEYAARGGNVKTKYPWGGPYVRNTKGCMQANFKVGRGNYSDDGGLYTVNVRSYFPNDYGLYNMAGNVAEWTVTAYNQSAAPLLLDFNPNFTYVAKTSDSKYLKRKVVRGGSWKDIGFFLQNSVGTYEYQDQSRSYIGFRCVSAYPGTDINYRN from the coding sequence ATGAGAAGAATATACTTATTTGGTTTTGTCATTTTAACAGCACTGTTTTCCAGTTGTGGGAAAGGCGGGCAGGGAGAATTGGTTGGCGTATACAGTAAGAAATTTAAAAGCAACCGAATACCTTTAGGCATGGTTTATATTCCACCAGGCCGTACCCTTATCGGTATGTCTGATGAGGATATTGAAAATGGCCAGAGTGCTCCTTCTGCAATGAAGTCTTTTACTTCATTTTACATGGATCAAACAGAAATTTCAAATGCCGAGTACCGTCAATTTGTACAATGGGTGAAAGATTCTATCGCTGTAACCATGCTTGGCCCAACCGGGGCGCCTGGTTTATATACAAAAGCCCCTACTACCGCAGGTGGAGCAACTTTAACTTCCAACAGAAATATAGACTGGCGCAAAGTGGGCAACGGCTCTGTACTTTGGAGCAATAAAAAAGGTGGATATGCTGCTAAACTGGCCGATATGTATTACACCGGCGATGATGCATTACCAGGAAGGAAAGAAATAGATGTAAGGAAGCTTAGATACTCCTATAGCATTGTAAGTCTTGACCTGGCAGCTGCTGGCAGAAAAGACCCCACTAAAAACCGCAAGGATTTTATTGAAAGCTATGTAGATTCTCCAGACCCAACTAAACCGAACGAATTTCCTTCTGTAAGTGTATACCCGGATACCATGGTCTGGAAAGTAGATTATTCTTATTCGCAAAACGACCCTATGGTTAAAACTTATTTTAACCACCCTTCTTATGATAATTATCCCGTTGTTGGCGTAAGCTGGGATCAGGCAAAGGCTTTTTGTGTATGGCGTACCCGTTTTTACGAGTCTGTAGCAGCTTCCAGAAAATTACCAATAAATTCTAGACCAGAATACGATTTACCAACAGAAGCACAGTTTGAATATGCTGCCAGAGGCGGAAACGTAAAAACAAAATATCCTTGGGGCGGTCCTTACGTACGTAACACAAAGGGTTGTATGCAGGCCAACTTTAAAGTAGGCAGAGGTAATTATTCTGACGATGGCGGTTTATATACGGTTAACGTACGTTCTTATTTCCCGAACGACTATGGATTATACAATATGGCAGGTAACGTAGCTGAATGGACTGTTACCGCTTACAACCAGTCAGCAGCCCCCCTATTGCTTGACTTTAATCCTAACTTTACTTATGTTGCCAAAACCTCAGACAGCAAATACCTGAAGCGTAAAGTAGTAAGAGGTGGCTCTTGGAAAGACATTGGCTTTTTCCTTCAAAATTCTGTTGGTACTTATGAATACCAGGATCAATCCAGATCTTACATCGGTTTCCGATGCGTATCTGCTTACCCGGGCACAGACATCAACTACAGAAACTAA